The following proteins are encoded in a genomic region of Rhinoraja longicauda isolate Sanriku21f chromosome 28, sRhiLon1.1, whole genome shotgun sequence:
- the LOC144607246 gene encoding protein fem-1 homolog C-like, with product MDIKTAVFNAARDGKLKLMQKLLNNRSAEELEAVTLEKTNGGTPLLIASRYGHLQVVDYLMEYCKAKVELGGSVNFDGETIEGAPPLWAASAAGHLTVVRSLLEHGASVNNTTLTNSTPLRAACFDGHLEIVKYLIEHKADMEVANRHGHTCLMISCYKGHKEIAKYLLEKGADVIRKSVKGNTALHDCAESGSLEIMKMLLKCGAKMEKDGYGMSPLLAASVTGHMNIVEFLINNAQTKKEDRIDALELLGATFIDKKRDLLAAMKFWKRAMEMRHCDKTKIVKKPQVGQVVLAYDYAKEVMTSEELEALITDPDEMRMQALLIRERILGPSHPDTSYYIRYRGAVYADSGNFERCINLWKYALNMQQNNLDPLSPMTASSLLSFAELFSFVLQDRSKGNLAMKVSFNDLMCILCKSVREIERAVNQRENPPEVAQFTKALSIILHLISLLEKVKCSPDQEHYKKRTIYRLLKLNPRGKGGFTPLHLAVDKDTTSVGRYPVCKFPSLQVTSVLLECGADVDSRDFENNTPLHIAAFNNNLDIMNMLIDTGAHFDATNSSKKTAWDLLDEKKMAKNLIQPINHITLQCLAARAIEKHKVTYKGLIPEELDAFIQLH from the coding sequence ATGGACATCAAGACGGCGGTGTTTAACGCAGCTCGCGACGGGAAGTTGAAACTTATGCAAAAGTTGCTCAACAACCGCAGCGCCGAGGAGCTGGAGGCGGTGACGCTGGAGAAGACCAATGGCGGCACCCCGCTGCTCATAGCCTCCAGGTACGGCCACCTGCAGGTGGTAGACTACCTGATGGAGTACTGCAAGGCCAAGGTGGAACTGGGCGGCTCGGTCAACTTCGACGGCGAGACCATCGAAGGGGCCCCGCCGCTGTGGGCGGCTTCAGCCGCCGGGCACCTGACGGTGGTGCGGAGCCTACTGGAGCACGGCGCGTCCGTCAACAATACCACTCTGACCAACTCCACCCCGCTGCGGGCCGCCTGTTTCGACGGCCACCTGGAGATCGTCAAGTACCTGATCGAGCACAAGGCGGACATGGAAGTGGCCAACAGGCACGGCCACACTTGCCTCATGATCTCGTGTTACAAAGGCCACAAGGAGATCGCCAAGTACCTGCTGGAGAAGGGGGCGGACGTGATTAGGAAGAGCGTGAAGGGAAACACGGCTTTGCACGACTGTGCAGAGTCGGGAAGCCTGGAAATCATGAAGATGTTGTTGAAGTGCGGGGCTAAGATGGAAAAGGACGGATATGGAATGAGCCCCTTGCTTGCAGCCAGTGTCACAGGTCATATGAATATCGTAGAGTTTCTTATTAATAATGCGCAGACTAAGAAGGAAGATCGAATCGACGCGCTTGAGCTACTGGGAGCCACGTTTATTGATAAGAAAAGGGATTTACTTGCAGCTATGAAGTTCTGGAAGAGAGCAATGGAGATGAGACATTGCGATAAAACTAAAATAGTTAAGAAGCCACAAGTAGGACAGGTGGTGCTGGCTTACGATTATGCAAAGGAAGTTATGACTTCGGAGGAATTGGAAGCCCTGATAACTGACCCAGATGAAATGAGGATGCAGGCTTTGTTGATCAGAGAGAGAATTCTTGGACCATCGCACCCTGACACTTCTTACTATATTCGTTATCGAGGTGCTGTCTATGCTGATTCTGGCAACTTTGAACGCTGCATCAATTTGTGGAAGTATGCACTAAATATGCAGCAGAACAATTTAGACCCCTTGAGCCCTATGACTGCGAGTAGTTTGCTATCATTTGCTGAACTCTTTTCATTTGTCTTGCAAGATCGTTCAAAAGGTAACTTGGCCATGAAGGTATCTTTCAATGATCTTATGTGTATCCTGTGCAAAAGCGTTCGTGAAATAGAGCGGGCGGTGAATCAGCGAGAGAACCCACCAGAGGTTGCCCAGTTCACCAAAGCTTTGTCCATTATTTTGCACTTGATCTCCTTGTTGGAAAAAGTAAAATGTAGCCCTGACCAGGAGCATTACAAGAAGCGAACCATTTATAGGCTTTTGAAGTTGAACCCGAGAGGAAAAGGTGGGTTTACCCCACTGCATCTAGCTGTTGACAAAGATACAACGTCGGTTGGCCGCTATCCAGTTTGCAAATTTCCTTCGTTGCAAGTGACCTCAGTTCTGCTAGAGTGTGGTGCTGATGTTGACtcgagagattttgagaacaacaCTCCCCTGCATATAGCTGCATTCAACAACAATCTTGATATTATGAACATGCTAATTGACACCGGTGCACATTTTGATGCCACCAATTCCTCCAAGAAAACTGCTTGGGATTTGCTGGATGAAAAGAAAATGGCTAAGAATTTGATTCAGCCCATTAACCACATTACCCTCCAGTGCCTTGCTGCTCGTGCTATTGAAAAACATAAGGTGACTTATAAAGGATTAATTCCAGAAGAACTGGATGCTTTCATTCAGCTGCACTAG